In Brevibacillus brevis NBRC 100599, a single genomic region encodes these proteins:
- the panB gene encoding 3-methyl-2-oxobutanoate hydroxymethyltransferase has protein sequence MAQNDRPITTSSIRKKKETRTPITMVTAYDYPAAKLVDEAGVDMILVGDSLGMVVLGYDSTIPVTMEDMLHHTKAVTRGAKRAFVVTDLPFLSYHGTVEEAVKNAGRLMQEGLAKAVKMEGGRELAPIITRCVQAGIPVVGHIGLTPQSVHQLGGYKVQGRDLEAAKKLLDEALAIQEAGAFAIVLECVPEEVAGMIADKLDIPVIGIGAGATCDGQVLVFHDMVGYASDITPKFVKRYANIGETIREAVETYNKEVEARSFPGQEHVFHASEETIKELYGEGVKQS, from the coding sequence ATGGCACAAAACGACAGACCGATTACGACTTCGAGTATCCGCAAGAAAAAAGAAACGCGAACCCCGATTACCATGGTGACCGCCTATGATTATCCGGCAGCCAAATTAGTAGATGAAGCTGGCGTTGATATGATTTTGGTCGGTGATTCATTGGGAATGGTCGTACTTGGTTATGACTCCACGATCCCTGTTACGATGGAGGATATGCTACATCATACGAAAGCAGTAACGAGAGGGGCCAAGCGTGCATTTGTCGTGACAGATCTGCCTTTCCTTAGCTATCACGGAACAGTTGAGGAAGCGGTAAAAAACGCGGGCAGACTAATGCAAGAAGGGCTGGCCAAGGCGGTCAAAATGGAAGGGGGCCGTGAACTCGCCCCAATCATTACACGCTGTGTACAAGCAGGCATCCCTGTCGTTGGACATATTGGGCTTACTCCGCAATCCGTACATCAATTAGGTGGTTACAAAGTACAAGGAAGAGATCTAGAGGCAGCCAAAAAATTGTTGGACGAAGCCCTTGCAATTCAAGAAGCGGGAGCATTCGCTATTGTTCTGGAATGTGTTCCGGAAGAGGTCGCAGGCATGATTGCAGACAAGCTGGACATCCCGGTGATCGGAATTGGAGCGGGTGCAACTTGCGATGGGCAAGTGCTGGTGTTCCATGATATGGTTGGCTATGCATCGGATATCACACCAAAATTCGTGAAGCGCTACGCAAATATTGGGGAAACAATCCGTGAAGCAGTGGAGACTTATAACAAAGAAGTTGAAGCAAGAAGCTTCCCAGGACAAGAGCATGTCTTCCATGCCTCTGAAGAAACCATCAAGGAATTGTACGGGGAAGGAGTGAAACAGTCATGA